A single region of the Pararhodospirillum photometricum DSM 122 genome encodes:
- a CDS encoding DUF4167 domain-containing protein, with product MKNANSRGRPRSRNMNGKRPPNRNQVFDSNGPGVRVRGNAQQLVEKYLAMARDAASQGDRILAENCHQHADHYQRVLNALTGRYIKPDEQPQAPGSFDDDDEGLDDEDPRDTGRDSGRDTNRYDTRYQEPRHHEPRPGEGQQPDLAPLPPRDLGSEPQPIVILDDERPQPVAAPAPKPERAPRRRRRPAAEAQPAAEPEAVSDSRDESVPA from the coding sequence ATGAAAAACGCGAACTCGCGCGGTCGCCCCCGCAGCCGCAACATGAACGGCAAACGCCCTCCCAACCGAAATCAGGTGTTTGACAGCAATGGGCCCGGGGTACGAGTGCGGGGAAACGCGCAGCAGCTCGTTGAAAAATACTTGGCCATGGCCCGCGACGCCGCCTCGCAAGGGGACCGCATCCTGGCCGAAAACTGCCACCAACACGCCGACCACTATCAGCGCGTTCTCAATGCCCTGACCGGCCGTTACATCAAACCCGACGAGCAGCCCCAGGCCCCCGGCTCCTTCGACGACGACGACGAGGGCCTCGACGACGAGGATCCCCGGGACACGGGACGGGACTCCGGGCGCGACACCAACCGCTACGACACCCGCTATCAAGAGCCCCGTCACCACGAGCCGCGCCCGGGCGAAGGGCAGCAGCCTGATCTGGCTCCCCTGCCACCGCGCGACCTGGGCTCTGAGCCCCAACCCATCGTGATCTTGGACGACGAGCGACCCCAGCCCGTGGCCGCGCCCGCCCCCAAGCCGGAACGGGCCCCCCGCCGCCGCCGCCGCCCCGCCGCCGAGGCCCAGCCGGCGGCCGAGCCCGAAGCGGTGTCGGACAGCCGCGACGAGAGCGTGCCGGCCTGA
- the parE gene encoding DNA topoisomerase IV subunit B — translation MSDLFQDGAAPRDANAYTAQDIEVLEGLEPVRRRPGMYIGGTDERALHHLVAEILDNAMDEAVAGHAQVIDLEMTADGFVTVRDNGRGIPVDPHPRFPDKSALEVILTTLHSGGKFGGSAYKVSGGLHGVGLSVVNALSDTLKVEVARERTLWAQSYSRGHPQGPLERVGAAPNRRGTTITFHPDPDIFGGRARLKPAILHRMARSKAYLFRGVRIRWACAPELLREDDPTPAEEVLHFPNGLEDFLGAVLEGRPLVAGRVFAGKTTLAEDMGSLEWALCWPEEDEGFFSSYVNTIPTXEGGTHEAGLRNALTRSLKAYGDMAGNRKAASLMPEDVVGGAAVMLSVFIREPQFQGQTKERLVSTEATRLVEQALRDPFDHWLTGAPEVANAVLAHALERAEERQRRRQAREAGRKTATKKLRLPGKLADCTRSTCQGTEVFLVEGDSAGGSAKQARDRETQAVLPLRGKILNVASASLDKMQANQELSDLVEALGCGTRSRFDLERLRYERVIIMTDADVDGAHIASLLMTFFFREMPGLVSAGHLYLAMPPLYRLTQGGTSVYARDDAHREELLRTRFKKGKVEISRFKGLGEMPPAQLRETTMAYATRQLLRVTVPAGRTEEDREEGRAVTRLVEELMGRKPELRFRFIQENARFVEGLDI, via the coding sequence ATGAGCGATCTCTTTCAAGACGGGGCGGCGCCGCGTGACGCCAACGCCTACACCGCCCAAGACATCGAGGTGCTGGAGGGCCTGGAACCGGTCCGCCGGCGGCCTGGCATGTATATCGGGGGCACCGATGAGCGTGCTTTGCACCACTTGGTTGCCGAGATTCTCGACAACGCCATGGATGAGGCCGTGGCCGGCCATGCTCAGGTCATCGACCTGGAGATGACGGCCGACGGCTTTGTGACCGTGCGTGACAACGGGCGCGGGATCCCGGTGGATCCGCACCCCCGCTTTCCCGACAAAAGCGCCCTGGAAGTGATTTTGACCACCCTGCACTCGGGGGGCAAATTCGGGGGCAGCGCCTATAAAGTGTCGGGCGGCTTGCACGGTGTGGGCTTGTCGGTGGTCAACGCGCTGTCCGACACCTTGAAGGTGGAAGTGGCGCGCGAACGCACCCTCTGGGCCCAGTCCTATTCCCGGGGGCATCCCCAGGGGCCGCTGGAGCGGGTGGGGGCAGCGCCCAACCGGCGCGGGACCACCATCACCTTCCATCCCGATCCCGATATTTTCGGCGGGCGCGCGCGCTTGAAGCCCGCGATCTTGCACCGGATGGCTCGCTCCAAGGCGTACCTGTTCCGGGGGGTGAGGATTCGCTGGGCGTGTGCGCCGGAACTGTTGCGCGAGGACGATCCCACCCCGGCCGAGGAGGTCTTGCACTTCCCCAACGGTCTGGAAGACTTCCTGGGCGCGGTGCTAGAGGGGCGGCCGCTGGTGGCCGGACGGGTGTTCGCCGGCAAAACCACCTTGGCCGAGGACATGGGCAGCCTGGAGTGGGCCCTGTGTTGGCCCGAGGAGGACGAGGGCTTTTTCAGCTCCTACGTCAACACCATCCCCACCCMCGAGGGCGGCACCCACGAGGCGGGGTTGCGCAATGCGCTGACTCGCAGCCTTAAGGCGTATGGGGATATGGCCGGCAACCGAAAGGCCGCTTCCTTGATGCCCGAGGATGTGGTGGGCGGCGCGGCGGTGATGCTCTCGGTCTTTATTCGCGAGCCCCAGTTTCAGGGCCAGACCAAGGAGCGGCTGGTCAGTACCGAGGCCACCCGGCTGGTTGAGCAAGCCCTGCGCGATCCCTTTGACCACTGGCTGACCGGCGCGCCCGAGGTGGCCAATGCCGTTCTCGCCCATGCCCTGGAGCGCGCCGAGGAACGCCAGCGCCGACGCCAGGCGCGGGAAGCCGGGCGCAAAACGGCGACCAAAAAGCTGCGCCTGCCCGGCAAGCTGGCCGATTGCACGCGCTCGACCTGCCAGGGCACCGAGGTATTCTTGGTGGAGGGCGATTCGGCCGGGGGCTCGGCCAAGCAGGCCCGCGACCGCGAGACCCAGGCCGTGTTGCCCCTGCGCGGCAAGATCCTCAACGTGGCCTCGGCCTCGCTCGACAAGATGCAGGCCAACCAGGAACTGAGTGATCTGGTCGAGGCCCTGGGCTGTGGCACCCGCTCCCGCTTCGACCTGGAGCGGTTGCGCTATGAGCGGGTCATCATCATGACCGACGCCGATGTGGACGGTGCCCATATCGCCAGCCTTCTCATGACCTTTTTCTTCCGCGAGATGCCAGGTTTGGTTTCGGCGGGGCACTTGTATCTCGCCATGCCGCCGCTGTACCGGCTGACCCAGGGCGGTACCAGCGTGTATGCCCGGGACGACGCCCATCGCGAGGAACTTTTGCGCACCCGCTTCAAAAAGGGCAAAGTCGAGATCAGCCGCTTCAAGGGTCTGGGCGAAATGCCGCCGGCCCAGTTGCGCGAGACGACCATGGCCTATGCCACCCGCCAACTCCTGCGCGTGACGGTGCCGGCGGGGCGGACCGAGGAAGACCGCGAGGAGGGCCGTGCCGTGACCCGCCTTGTCGAGGAGCTGATGGGGCGCAAGCCGGAGCTGCGCTTTCGCTTCATCCAGGAAAACGCCCGTTTCGTCGAAGGATTGGATATCTGA
- the fsa gene encoding fructose-6-phosphate aldolase, which yields MKFFIDTANLTDIKELAATGMVDGVTTNPTLAAREGKDFLTLIADICAVVSGPVSAEVTALDATAMIEEGRRLAHIAPNVTVKLPLTRDGLKACRVLSHDGVMVNVTLCFSPGQAILAAKAGATFVSPFVGRLDDLSHDGMDLISDMVRIYANYPAFTTQILVASVRHPLHVIEAARLGAHVATVPPKVLYQLFEHPLTDKGLKAFLDDWAKSGQTIL from the coding sequence ATGAAGTTTTTCATCGATACGGCAAACCTGACCGACATCAAGGAGTTGGCCGCCACGGGGATGGTGGACGGCGTGACCACCAATCCAACCCTGGCCGCGCGCGAGGGCAAGGATTTCCTGACCCTGATCGCCGATATCTGCGCCGTGGTGTCGGGCCCGGTCAGCGCCGAGGTCACGGCCCTTGACGCGACGGCAATGATCGAGGAAGGGCGCCGCCTTGCCCACATTGCCCCCAATGTGACGGTCAAACTGCCTCTGACCCGCGACGGCCTCAAGGCCTGCCGGGTGTTGAGCCACGACGGGGTGATGGTCAACGTCACTTTGTGCTTTTCCCCGGGGCAGGCCATCTTGGCGGCCAAGGCGGGCGCGACCTTCGTGTCGCCGTTTGTCGGACGACTCGACGACCTGTCGCACGACGGCATGGACCTGATCAGCGACATGGTGCGGATTTACGCCAACTATCCCGCCTTCACCACTCAGATTCTAGTGGCCAGCGTGCGTCATCCGTTGCACGTGATCGAGGCGGCCCGCTTGGGCGCACACGTGGCCACCGTGCCGCCCAAGGTTCTGTATCAACTCTTTGAACACCCCTTGACCGACAAGGGACTCAAGGCCTTTCTTG
- a CDS encoding SRPBCC domain-containing protein: protein MSSAVQTVCEINAPPSQVWQVLTDFPRIGTWNTVLQSIRGRAETGAFLLLTVKLEGRPVLFIPARVTECRPETELVWRGSLPGLFAGDHFFRLQAQPDNTTLLTHGEVFSGLLADTVMTPALRETSRRAYEAINTGLKAEVERPLP, encoded by the coding sequence ATGAGCAGCGCCGTCCAGACCGTGTGCGAAATCAACGCGCCGCCGTCCCAGGTGTGGCAGGTCCTGACCGATTTTCCTCGGATCGGGACCTGGAACACCGTGCTTCAGAGCATTCGCGGCCGCGCCGAGACGGGGGCTTTTCTTCTGCTCACGGTCAAGCTGGAAGGGCGGCCGGTGCTGTTCATCCCGGCCCGGGTCACCGAGTGCCGCCCGGAGACCGAACTGGTGTGGCGGGGGTCTCTGCCGGGCCTGTTTGCCGGCGATCATTTTTTTCGGCTTCAGGCCCAGCCCGACAACACCACGCTGCTGACCCATGGCGAGGTGTTTTCCGGCCTGCTGGCCGACACCGTGATGACCCCGGCGCTGCGCGAAACGTCCCGTCGAGCCTATGAAGCCATCAATACCGGCCTCAAAGCCGAAGTGGAACGCCCCCTTCCTTAA
- a CDS encoding acyl-CoA thioesterase, with the protein MSDAPSAPDAEPRGHLSIRTVAMPADTNHYGDIFGGWLMAQMDLAGGTRARQIAQCRVATVAVNGFTFHKPVSVGDELSCYTELVRSGRTSLSIQVQAWVRRHRDEAIEKVTEGIFVFVALDESGRPHPWHPDTRPA; encoded by the coding sequence GTGAGCGATGCCCCCTCCGCCCCCGACGCCGAGCCCCGTGGCCATCTGTCCATTCGCACCGTGGCCATGCCGGCCGATACCAATCACTACGGCGATATTTTTGGCGGATGGCTGATGGCGCAAATGGATCTGGCCGGCGGCACCCGGGCCCGCCAGATCGCCCAATGCCGCGTCGCCACGGTGGCGGTCAACGGCTTCACCTTCCACAAACCGGTCTCTGTGGGAGATGAACTCAGTTGCTATACGGAACTGGTCCGCTCGGGACGCACCAGCTTGTCCATTCAGGTGCAGGCCTGGGTCCGCCGCCATCGCGATGAGGCCATCGAAAAAGTGACCGAGGGCATCTTTGTCTTTGTCGCCCTTGATGAAAGCGGCCGCCCCCATCCCTGGCACCCGGACACGCGGCCCGCCTAG